Proteins from a genomic interval of Hypomesus transpacificus isolate Combined female unplaced genomic scaffold, fHypTra1 scaffold_204, whole genome shotgun sequence:
- the sept10 gene encoding septin 10, with product MASSDVARQLDTGARPLNLSGHVGFDSLPDQLVNKSTCQGFCFNILCIGETGIGKSTLMDTLFNTNFENFESSHFEPQVKLRAQTYDLQESNVRLRLTVVNTVGFGDQMNKQESYQPVVDYIDRQFETYLQEELKIKRSLHNYHDSRVHACLYFISPSGHSLKSLDLVTMKKLDSKVNIIPVIAKADTISKSELHKFKIKIMSELVSNGVQIYQFPLDDETVAKVNTTMNGHLPFAVVGSTEEVSVGNKMVKARQYPWGVVQVENESHCDFVKLREMLICVNMEDLREQTHTRHYELYRRCKLEEMGFKDTGPECKPVSLQQTYEAKRQEFLGDLQRREEEMRQMFVLRVKEKEAELKDAERELQGRFEQLKRLHAEEKGVLEEKRRSLEEDLSSFSKRRAAAQLLQAQSLNTNGKKDKDRKNSGFM from the exons ATGGCTTCCTCTGATGTTGCACGACAGCTG GACACGGGTGCACGCCCCCTCAATCTGTCAGGCCATGTCGGCTTTGACAGCCTGCCAGACCAACTGGTCAACAAGTCCACCTGCCAAGGCTTCTGCTTCAACATCCTCTGCATTG GTGAGACGGGCATCGGCAAGTCGACGCTGATGGACACTCTGTTCAACACCAACTTTGAGAACTTTGAGTCGTCCCACTTTGAGCCCCAGGTGAAGCTGCGGGCTCAGACGTACGACCTGCAGGAGAGCAACGTCCGGCTGCGGCTCACCGTGGTCAACACCGTGGGCTTCGGTGACCAGATGAACAAACAGGAGAG TTACCAGCCTGTGGTGGACTACATCGACCGGCAGTTTGAGACGTACctgcaggaggagctgaagaTCAAGCGTTCTCTGCATAACTACCATGACTCGCGTGTCCACGCCTGTCTCTACTTCATCTCCCCATCAGGCCACTCCCTCAAGTCCCTGGATCTGGTGACCATGAAGAAGCTTGACAGCAAG GTGAACATCATCCCGGTGATAGCCAAGGCAGACACCATCAGCAAGAGCGAGCTCCACAAGTTCAAGATCAAGATCATGAGCGAGCTGGTCAGCAACGGCGTCCAGATCTACCAGTTCCCCCTCGACGACGAGACCGTCGCTAAGGTCAACACCACCATGAAC GGTCATTTGCCGTTTGCTGTGGTGGGGAGCACAGAGGAGGTGTCCGTGGGGAACAAGATGGTCAAGGCTCGGCAGTATCCATGGGGCGTTGTGCAAG TGGAGAACGAGAGCCACTGTGACTTTGTGAAGCTGAGGGAGATGCTGATCTGTGTGAACATGGAGGACCTGAgggagcagacacacacgcgccaCTACGAGCTCTACCGCCGCTGCAAGCTGGAGGAGATGGGCTTTAAGGACACCGGCCCCGAGTGCAAACCCGTCAG tctccAGCAGACATATGAGGCCAAGCGCCAGGAGTTCCTGGGGGATctccagagaagagaggaggagatgaggcagATGTTTGTGCTGCGAGTCAAAGAGAAAGAGGCCGAGCTCAAAGACGCCGAGCGAGAG cTCCAGGGCAGGTTTGAGCAGCTGAAGCGATTGCACGCGGAGGAGAAGGGCGTGTTGGAGGAGAAAAGGCGCTCCCTGGAGGAGGACCTGAGCTCCTTCAGCAAGAGGCGCGCCGCAGCCCAGCTGCTGCAGGCTCAGAGCCTCAACACCAACGGCAAGAAGGACAAGGACCGCAAAAA CTCTGGGTTCATGTGA